In Pseudofrankia saprophytica, one genomic interval encodes:
- a CDS encoding aldehyde dehydrogenase family protein, which yields MTIDRTVPAVHLHIGEEARPHGTGGVHDHVFPVTGEVQGPVPLAGRDDVDAAVSAAQDALGAWRAWKPADRAAVLLRLAELMRSDGDELARLAVLDNGMTLGNGQLAVSVMAQYMAYYAGWADKIEGRVTSVPGQSRELAYTVPEPYGVVAIIMTWNSPLFSVGMKLAPALAAGNTVVLKPSELTPYACERLMALIREAGIPAGVVNLLLGGAETGDALVRHPLVQKISFTGGPATARKILAACAESLKPAVLELGGKSANIVFPDADLDAAAMINSYSVLGTLAGQGCAIATRMLVHEDIYDEVVDKVVALVSTMRCGDPFDPTTTISPVITKAAQERVVGMIERARSEGAGKLLLGGGVPGGDLANGFFVEPTVFGEVDPASELGQVEVFGPVLSLMRFASEDEAVALANATEYGLASYAYTKDVRRINRLATQLHAGGVYVNGASPVLGCELPFGGVGISGYGREGGLEGLLEFVRTKAVAIA from the coding sequence ATGACGATCGATCGCACGGTCCCAGCGGTGCATCTGCACATCGGAGAGGAAGCGCGCCCGCACGGCACGGGTGGGGTGCACGACCACGTCTTCCCGGTGACGGGCGAGGTCCAGGGGCCGGTCCCGCTCGCGGGGCGCGATGACGTCGACGCCGCGGTCAGCGCCGCGCAAGACGCGCTCGGCGCGTGGCGGGCGTGGAAGCCCGCGGACCGGGCAGCCGTCCTCCTGCGGCTCGCGGAGCTGATGCGCAGCGATGGCGATGAGCTGGCCCGGCTCGCGGTGCTCGACAACGGCATGACGCTCGGGAACGGCCAACTCGCCGTCAGTGTGATGGCGCAGTACATGGCCTACTACGCGGGCTGGGCGGACAAGATCGAGGGTCGGGTGACCTCGGTCCCGGGGCAGTCGCGTGAGCTCGCGTACACCGTCCCTGAGCCCTACGGCGTGGTTGCGATCATCATGACGTGGAACAGCCCGCTGTTCTCAGTCGGCATGAAGCTTGCTCCCGCGCTGGCTGCCGGGAACACGGTGGTCCTCAAGCCGTCGGAGCTCACGCCGTACGCGTGCGAGCGGCTCATGGCACTGATCCGGGAGGCGGGCATCCCCGCGGGTGTCGTCAACCTGCTGCTCGGTGGGGCCGAGACAGGCGACGCGCTGGTCCGCCACCCGCTCGTGCAGAAGATCAGTTTCACCGGCGGTCCGGCCACGGCCCGGAAGATCCTCGCGGCCTGCGCGGAATCGCTCAAGCCGGCCGTCCTCGAGCTCGGCGGCAAGTCCGCCAACATCGTCTTCCCGGACGCCGACCTCGACGCCGCGGCGATGATCAACAGCTACAGCGTCCTCGGCACGCTCGCCGGCCAGGGCTGCGCGATCGCAACCCGCATGCTCGTGCACGAGGACATCTACGACGAGGTCGTCGACAAGGTCGTCGCGCTGGTGAGCACGATGCGGTGCGGCGACCCGTTCGACCCCACGACGACGATCAGCCCCGTCATCACGAAGGCCGCGCAGGAACGCGTCGTGGGGATGATCGAGCGCGCTCGGTCGGAGGGCGCGGGCAAGCTCCTGCTGGGCGGCGGTGTCCCAGGCGGCGACCTTGCCAACGGCTTCTTCGTCGAGCCGACCGTCTTCGGCGAGGTGGATCCGGCCAGCGAGCTCGGTCAGGTCGAGGTCTTCGGTCCCGTGCTCTCGCTGATGCGCTTCGCCTCGGAGGACGAGGCAGTCGCGCTGGCGAACGCGACCGAATACGGGCTCGCCTCCTACGCGTACACGAAGGACGTACGCCGGATCAACCGCCTCGCGACCCAGCTGCACGCCGGGGGCGTCTACGTCAACGGTGCGTCGCCAGTCCTGGGATGCGAGCTGCCGTTCGGTGGCGTGGGCATCTCCGGCTACGGCCGCGAGGGTGGCCTCGAGGGCCTGCTCGAGTTCGTCCGCACCAAGGCGGTGGCCATCGCATGA
- a CDS encoding SDR family oxidoreductase: MTIPLKLDGATAVLTGAGSGIGRASALEFARRGARVAISDLDADRADAVAAEVEAAGGAAVAVRADVTSEDDLVRLREAALTRFGRVDLVMNNAGVLAMGAPESLPDEAWQWVLDVNLMGIARGNRVFLPLLIEQGSGHLVNTASASGLLAYGFDRLPYVASKHAVVGVSEALASYLGPRGVGVTCLCPSGVITNMPEGFRVYGETSTRPRAPEHEIVTAERVAELTADAVTLGRFLVTTVPDVEAELVERARDIEAYLQARITEQTADRED, encoded by the coding sequence ATGACGATTCCGCTGAAGCTGGACGGAGCAACCGCCGTCCTCACCGGAGCCGGCAGCGGCATCGGCCGCGCGAGCGCGCTGGAGTTCGCCCGCCGTGGCGCCCGGGTCGCCATCAGCGACCTCGATGCCGACCGCGCGGATGCCGTCGCCGCCGAGGTCGAGGCCGCCGGCGGCGCGGCCGTCGCCGTCCGTGCCGACGTCACCAGCGAGGACGATCTCGTGCGACTGCGCGAAGCCGCGTTGACGCGGTTCGGCCGGGTCGACCTCGTCATGAACAACGCCGGGGTGCTCGCCATGGGCGCGCCCGAGTCACTGCCCGACGAGGCCTGGCAGTGGGTGCTCGACGTCAACCTGATGGGCATCGCCCGCGGCAACCGGGTGTTCCTGCCCCTGCTGATCGAGCAGGGCAGCGGCCACCTGGTGAACACCGCGTCGGCGTCCGGACTGCTCGCCTATGGCTTCGACCGGCTGCCGTACGTTGCGAGCAAGCACGCGGTCGTCGGCGTGTCGGAGGCTCTCGCGTCGTATCTCGGTCCGCGGGGGGTGGGTGTCACCTGCCTCTGTCCATCAGGAGTGATCACCAACATGCCCGAAGGGTTCCGGGTCTACGGGGAGACCTCCACCAGGCCTCGCGCTCCTGAGCACGAGATCGTGACGGCGGAGCGGGTCGCCGAGCTGACCGCGGACGCTGTCACGCTGGGCCGGTTCCTCGTAACCACCGTGCCGGACGTCGAGGCCGAGCTCGTCGAGCGGGCGCGAGACATCGAGGCCTACCTGCAGGCGCGCATCACCGAGCAGACCGCCGACCGAGAGGACTGA
- a CDS encoding carboxymuconolactone decarboxylase family protein, producing the protein MTPDEVYRTVMTIDPPAVETPFEAASREFLFGNVWNRPGLSIRDRRLVSLACVAAADAPKPIDDHVYAALRSGDLTIEQMNEVTLQFAVYCGWPKGSHLEMTVRTQWHRIHAERGEQTPPWPTRTPEDLGPADPAQRILDGQWEFADVNVVPAPPSDSPYFYAGILNFVFGHVWRRPDLSRRDRRLVTIPCVGLSDSPAPILSHVGSALETGDVTYDEMQEICLQFSAYYGFAKGEALQDAAERWRLGKA; encoded by the coding sequence ATGACTCCCGACGAGGTCTACCGCACCGTCATGACCATCGACCCGCCAGCGGTCGAGACGCCGTTCGAGGCCGCGAGCCGGGAATTCCTCTTCGGGAACGTCTGGAACCGTCCCGGCCTGAGCATCCGCGACCGCAGGCTGGTGTCCCTCGCCTGCGTCGCGGCGGCGGACGCACCCAAGCCGATCGACGACCATGTCTACGCGGCACTTCGCAGCGGCGACCTCACGATCGAGCAGATGAACGAGGTGACCCTGCAGTTCGCGGTCTACTGCGGATGGCCGAAGGGCTCGCACCTGGAGATGACGGTCCGCACGCAGTGGCACCGGATCCACGCGGAGCGCGGCGAGCAGACGCCGCCGTGGCCGACGCGAACGCCGGAAGATCTCGGTCCCGCCGATCCTGCGCAACGGATCCTGGACGGCCAATGGGAGTTCGCCGACGTCAACGTCGTACCGGCTCCCCCGTCGGACTCCCCATACTTCTATGCCGGCATCCTCAACTTCGTCTTCGGGCACGTGTGGCGCCGCCCGGACCTGTCACGTAGAGACCGGCGGCTCGTGACCATCCCGTGTGTCGGGCTGTCCGACTCGCCCGCGCCGATCCTCTCGCACGTGGGTTCCGCGCTAGAGACTGGCGACGTGACCTACGACGAGATGCAGGAGATCTGCCTGCAGTTCAGCGCGTACTACGGCTTCGCCAAGGGCGAGGCACTCCAGGACGCCGCTGAACGCTGGCGCCTGGGCAAGGCGTGA
- a CDS encoding TetR/AcrR family transcriptional regulator, producing the protein MTHPATTPLNATALQLLATAERLFAENGIAGVSLRQIGTAAGSANSSAVNYHFGTKDRLIEAIFAYRLPHLLERRALLKERVDPDDLRARLEAHLLPVLELAESPGNSYVSFVEQLQRGADSWRLFATQPDIRQSREEFLVDVRRLLPDIGEPTLAIRVGQVQNLSLNAAAERERAINRQQKVIPFGLFVTTTLDGFTGFLTAPVSSETRRFLARPPTTVTPEPAQQTAPH; encoded by the coding sequence GTGACCCACCCAGCCACCACCCCGCTCAACGCGACGGCGCTGCAGCTCCTGGCCACCGCCGAGCGGCTGTTCGCCGAGAACGGCATCGCCGGCGTGTCCCTGCGACAGATCGGCACCGCGGCGGGGTCGGCCAACAGCTCAGCTGTCAACTATCACTTCGGCACCAAGGACCGGCTGATAGAGGCAATCTTCGCCTACCGCCTTCCGCACCTCCTCGAACGACGCGCGCTGCTGAAGGAACGCGTCGACCCGGATGACCTGCGCGCCCGCCTCGAAGCCCACCTGCTGCCCGTCCTCGAACTCGCGGAATCGCCGGGCAACTCCTACGTCTCCTTCGTCGAACAGCTACAGCGAGGCGCGGACTCCTGGCGGCTCTTCGCCACGCAGCCCGACATCCGCCAATCGCGGGAAGAGTTCCTCGTCGACGTGCGGCGGCTACTGCCGGACATCGGCGAACCGACACTGGCCATCCGGGTCGGACAGGTGCAGAACCTCAGCCTCAACGCCGCGGCCGAACGGGAACGCGCCATCAACAGACAACAGAAGGTGATCCCCTTCGGCCTGTTCGTCACCACAACCCTCGACGGTTTCACCGGCTTCCTGACCGCACCGGTTTCCTCCGAAACTCGACGATTCCTCGCCCGGCCGCCCACGACGGTTACTCCGGAACCCGCGCAGCAGACGGCGCCTCACTAG
- a CDS encoding alpha/beta fold hydrolase: MSAEATGGHLLLVHGAFHRGASWQPLTAELRRRGYTVDAVDLPGRDDPAVAATATLADFVETVVERIHAARGPVILVGHSMGGLTITQAAEIVPDLVGCLVYLAAFVPADGQSLIDIGGHQDFADSLVITSQRFDEERRVSYVPVELGRETFYTDVPETDYGRFGALLVPESPLVTAEPVALTDERWGQVRKVYVETAQDLALPIACQRRMHQAARVDAVHTLDTAHSPFVTAVPALAAILGGEADRLALGSGGAGKTAAARP, translated from the coding sequence ATGAGCGCAGAGGCCACGGGTGGCCACTTACTGCTGGTACACGGCGCATTTCACCGAGGCGCCAGCTGGCAGCCGCTGACAGCGGAACTACGGCGACGTGGATACACGGTGGACGCCGTTGACCTCCCCGGCCGTGACGATCCCGCCGTGGCCGCCACCGCGACCCTCGCCGACTTCGTCGAGACCGTCGTCGAACGGATCCACGCCGCCCGCGGGCCGGTCATCCTGGTCGGGCACAGCATGGGCGGCCTCACCATCACCCAGGCGGCCGAGATCGTGCCCGACCTGGTCGGCTGCCTGGTCTACCTGGCCGCGTTCGTCCCGGCAGACGGCCAGTCGCTGATCGACATCGGCGGCCACCAGGACTTCGCCGACTCGCTGGTCATCACCAGCCAGCGGTTCGACGAGGAAAGACGCGTCAGTTATGTACCGGTCGAGCTCGGCCGCGAGACGTTCTACACCGACGTCCCGGAGACCGACTACGGCCGCTTCGGGGCACTGCTGGTACCCGAATCACCCCTCGTAACCGCCGAACCCGTAGCACTCACCGACGAGCGATGGGGACAGGTCCGCAAGGTCTACGTCGAGACCGCGCAGGATCTCGCGCTCCCGATCGCATGCCAGCGCCGGATGCACCAGGCCGCGCGGGTCGACGCCGTCCACACCCTGGATACCGCGCACTCCCCGTTCGTCACCGCCGTGCCCGCGCTCGCCGCCATCCTCGGCGGCGAGGCGGACCGGCTGGCGCTCGGCTCCGGCGGAGCTGGGAAAACCGCGGCGGCGCGGCCCTGA
- a CDS encoding ABC transporter substrate-binding protein, whose amino-acid sequence MDGGSGGAGVVSADPAFSKEGPDHGWSQTNVTLDPKTLACQGAAPNPNRGVTDTSIKIGGLASLTSPAGAVFGDIDAGAKARFARANAEGGVAGRQIDFVGVRDDGSDAARDGQQASVLVQQEQVFAVAPVAVSAPNFLDTFCKQVVPFVGWGTNTAFCGNAIGFGITGCQTPAPKAQRTVSTGPPIAVAKLLPAGAAKTIAVVGNDVEAARQGNITIGQGFESAGFKVVYQKSPVPLSGLTDPTPIVSAIMTADGGKPPAAVFTVLQFADSVKMVSALKAAGYKGILITPIYDPRLAGVAELDDTYAIVGWQPGISTDVPAIAQMVKDLAAYAPGVALSTPVMAGYWSADLVISALRKVGRNLTVDSFLKVLNDNFTNYVPGALPETRWPLNHIAPSPCGTLAHLKDKTWTAPPETCGVITPAP is encoded by the coding sequence GTGGACGGAGGATCTGGCGGCGCCGGGGTGGTCTCGGCGGACCCCGCTTTCAGCAAGGAGGGGCCCGACCACGGCTGGAGCCAGACGAACGTGACGCTCGATCCGAAGACGCTCGCCTGCCAGGGGGCGGCGCCAAACCCGAACCGTGGTGTCACGGACACCTCAATCAAGATCGGCGGACTGGCGTCCTTGACCAGCCCGGCTGGCGCGGTGTTCGGCGACATTGACGCGGGCGCGAAGGCGCGTTTCGCGCGGGCGAACGCGGAAGGCGGTGTCGCGGGCCGCCAGATCGACTTCGTCGGAGTCCGCGACGACGGCAGCGACGCGGCTCGGGACGGCCAACAGGCGAGTGTCCTCGTCCAGCAGGAGCAGGTGTTCGCCGTGGCCCCGGTCGCCGTCTCGGCGCCGAACTTCCTGGACACGTTCTGCAAGCAGGTCGTCCCGTTCGTCGGCTGGGGAACGAACACCGCCTTCTGCGGCAACGCCATCGGCTTCGGCATCACCGGCTGCCAGACACCGGCGCCGAAAGCCCAGCGCACGGTCAGCACCGGCCCACCCATCGCCGTCGCGAAGCTGCTGCCCGCCGGCGCCGCGAAGACCATCGCCGTGGTCGGGAATGACGTCGAGGCCGCCCGCCAGGGCAACATCACCATCGGCCAGGGCTTCGAGTCCGCCGGATTCAAGGTCGTCTACCAGAAGTCACCGGTACCTCTGTCCGGCCTGACCGATCCGACCCCCATCGTCAGCGCGATCATGACGGCGGACGGGGGAAAGCCGCCAGCCGCCGTGTTCACGGTCCTCCAGTTCGCCGACTCCGTCAAAATGGTCTCCGCGCTCAAGGCGGCCGGTTACAAGGGCATCCTCATCACCCCGATCTACGACCCCCGCCTCGCCGGCGTGGCCGAGCTTGACGACACCTACGCCATCGTGGGGTGGCAGCCCGGGATCTCCACCGACGTCCCCGCCATCGCGCAGATGGTCAAGGACCTCGCCGCCTACGCCCCCGGGGTCGCGCTCAGCACGCCCGTCATGGCCGGCTACTGGTCAGCGGACCTGGTCATCAGCGCGCTGCGGAAGGTCGGGCGCAATCTCACCGTCGACAGCTTCCTGAAAGTACTCAACGACAACTTCACCAACTACGTCCCAGGAGCGCTGCCCGAGACGCGCTGGCCGCTCAACCACATCGCCCCCTCACCCTGCGGAACCCTCGCCCACCTGAAGGACAAGACCTGGACCGCGCCTCCCGAGACCTGCGGCGTCATCACACCGGCGCCGTAG
- a CDS encoding acyl-CoA synthetase: MVYPGAHARTSPDKPAVIMAGSGARMTYAELDAGSTRLARLLRERGLRPGDAVALLAENHLRFMEVVWAARRSGLYLTAINRHLSPAEAAYILNDAGAKAIVTTGALAPTAVAAVAAARGCIHRFVVDGAADGFEPYDDAVAAQPATPLDEQPRGGLMLYSSGTTGRPKGVRRPLSGRTVDDPKDVGTSILARHVFGMDETSIYLCPTPLYHSAGIQWSTGVHELGATLVLMEKFDAEGLLEVIERERVTHTQVVPTMLVRVLKLPGERRLRHDLSSLRRVIHSAGPCPPDVKRQMIDWLGPIVDEYYASTEGAGISYISAADWLKHPGSVGQMLNGIAHVCDDEGAELPAGQPGLLYFEQPDAPFSYHGDPEKTAASRHPDHPNWTAVGDIGRLDDEGYLYLTDRKSFMIISGGVNIYPAEVEARLVMHPKVADVAVFGLPDAEMGEFVQAVVAPAPGVEANEELADELHRYARDNLAHYKVPRMFSFRDELPRMATGKLAKGQLRDEYLKEVS, from the coding sequence ATGGTCTATCCCGGTGCGCACGCGCGCACCTCGCCGGACAAGCCGGCCGTCATCATGGCGGGCTCCGGAGCCCGGATGACCTACGCCGAACTCGACGCCGGGTCGACCCGGCTCGCACGGCTGTTACGGGAACGCGGTCTGCGGCCCGGCGACGCCGTGGCTCTGCTGGCGGAGAACCACCTGCGCTTCATGGAGGTGGTCTGGGCGGCGAGGCGGTCCGGGCTATACCTGACGGCGATCAACCGACACCTGTCACCGGCCGAGGCGGCATACATCCTCAACGACGCTGGCGCCAAGGCGATCGTTACCACCGGGGCCCTGGCGCCCACGGCCGTCGCCGCGGTGGCCGCCGCGCGCGGCTGCATCCACCGGTTCGTGGTCGACGGCGCCGCCGACGGCTTCGAGCCCTACGACGACGCGGTGGCGGCCCAGCCCGCGACGCCACTCGACGAGCAGCCGCGCGGCGGTCTGATGCTCTACTCGTCGGGTACGACCGGCAGGCCCAAGGGCGTGCGTCGGCCGCTGAGCGGCCGGACCGTCGACGACCCGAAGGACGTTGGCACGTCGATCCTGGCCCGACACGTGTTCGGGATGGACGAGACCTCGATCTACCTGTGTCCCACCCCGCTGTACCACTCGGCGGGGATCCAGTGGTCGACCGGTGTCCACGAGCTCGGCGCCACCCTCGTGCTCATGGAGAAATTCGACGCCGAGGGTCTGCTCGAGGTCATCGAGCGGGAAAGGGTGACCCACACGCAGGTCGTGCCCACGATGCTGGTCCGGGTCCTCAAGCTGCCTGGGGAACGACGGCTGCGCCACGACCTGTCGAGCCTGCGGCGAGTGATCCATTCGGCGGGGCCGTGCCCGCCCGACGTCAAGCGCCAGATGATCGACTGGCTCGGACCCATCGTCGACGAGTACTACGCCAGCACCGAGGGCGCGGGAATCTCCTACATCAGCGCGGCGGACTGGTTGAAGCACCCCGGCTCGGTCGGGCAAATGCTGAACGGCATCGCCCACGTCTGCGACGACGAGGGCGCCGAGCTGCCCGCCGGCCAGCCCGGCCTGCTCTACTTCGAGCAACCCGACGCCCCGTTCAGCTACCACGGCGATCCCGAGAAGACCGCGGCGAGCAGGCATCCCGACCACCCGAACTGGACGGCGGTCGGCGACATCGGCCGCCTCGACGACGAGGGCTACCTCTATCTCACCGACCGCAAGAGCTTCATGATCATATCCGGTGGCGTCAACATCTACCCGGCCGAGGTCGAGGCCCGCCTCGTGATGCACCCGAAGGTCGCCGACGTAGCCGTCTTCGGCCTACCCGACGCCGAGATGGGCGAGTTCGTGCAGGCCGTCGTCGCGCCGGCGCCCGGCGTCGAGGCGAACGAGGAACTCGCGGACGAGCTGCACCGCTACGCGCGCGACAACCTCGCCCACTACAAGGTCCCGCGGATGTTCAGCTTCCGCGACGAGTTGCCCCGGATGGCGACCGGCAAGCTGGCCAAGGGCCAGCTGCGTGACGAGTACCTGAAGGAGGTCTCCTGA
- a CDS encoding LLM class flavin-dependent oxidoreductase has translation MVRPEISVALPPSKSIVEYARAAERLGYHRVWVYDSPALYGDIWIALARIAEATRRIGVGTGVAIPSLRHPMVTASAIASVEDLAPGRLVAAFGTGFTGRKAMGKPAMKWADVATYIRQLRGLLDGEVVEIEGVPCQLLHAAGWAPPRPITTPLWLAPSGPKGHVTAQELDVAGVIVPTVPEPHQRTGRPTALLTHGTIVRPGEDHTTPRLVEAAGPWFATLSFHGLWDLSPDLVEQVPGGTVWRGAMLAARPPEQRHLAVHEGHITVITERDRPAVTAAGPAILGTGWTGDAATVATRIHEAGESGITEIVYAPAAPDVIDELEAFMSAASGGHSHHGVTHPG, from the coding sequence ATGGTACGACCGGAAATCTCCGTCGCGTTACCTCCGAGCAAGAGCATCGTCGAGTACGCGCGGGCAGCGGAACGACTGGGATACCACCGCGTGTGGGTGTATGACTCGCCGGCGCTCTACGGCGACATCTGGATCGCGCTCGCGCGCATCGCCGAAGCCACCCGGCGCATCGGCGTCGGCACAGGCGTCGCGATCCCCAGCCTGCGCCATCCCATGGTGACCGCGTCGGCGATCGCCTCCGTCGAGGACCTCGCGCCCGGCCGACTCGTGGCCGCCTTCGGCACCGGCTTCACCGGCCGCAAGGCGATGGGCAAGCCCGCGATGAAGTGGGCGGACGTGGCGACGTACATCCGCCAGCTACGCGGCCTGCTGGACGGCGAGGTCGTCGAGATCGAGGGCGTGCCCTGCCAGCTGCTGCACGCGGCCGGCTGGGCGCCGCCGCGCCCCATCACCACCCCCCTGTGGCTGGCCCCCAGCGGGCCCAAAGGCCACGTGACAGCCCAGGAGCTGGACGTCGCCGGCGTCATCGTCCCCACGGTGCCGGAGCCACACCAGCGCACCGGGAGACCGACGGCGCTGCTGACCCACGGAACGATCGTCCGCCCGGGCGAGGACCACACCACACCACGCCTGGTCGAAGCCGCCGGCCCGTGGTTCGCGACCCTCTCGTTCCACGGGCTCTGGGACCTGTCCCCTGACCTGGTCGAGCAGGTTCCGGGTGGCACGGTCTGGCGTGGTGCGATGCTGGCCGCGCGCCCGCCGGAGCAGCGCCACCTCGCCGTACACGAGGGCCACATCACGGTCATCACCGAGCGGGACCGCCCCGCCGTCACCGCGGCCGGCCCCGCCATCCTCGGCACCGGTTGGACCGGCGACGCCGCGACGGTGGCCACCCGCATCCACGAAGCAGGCGAATCAGGCATCACCGAGATCGTCTACGCCCCCGCGGCCCCGGACGTCATCGACGAACTCGAAGCGTTCATGTCCGCCGCCTCGGGCGGGCACAGTCACCACGGCGTCACGCACCCTGGCTGA
- a CDS encoding SMP-30/gluconolactonase/LRE family protein, whose product MEIFARDLEFVECPRWHDGALWLSDMWAHTVYRFDDAGGRTAVHRFPDDEDPGGIGWLPDGRMLVAGMEHSVVYRIEDGTAHPHADVSHLAPHGINDMIVTPDGTAYVTQLGFPMGGAPTGQPTVLVRVCPDGEVSVGADQMLCPNGAAVTAAGDTLVVAESAGRRLSRFSIKNGELVDRTHVPLTPRSGEALVAPDGICLDERGDVWVADPWGRRILHVGPGGVDQQIDVEDIPLACVLGGDDRRTLFVCMNTVAFKRDRHAEPTGSIVQLPVEVPGTGRP is encoded by the coding sequence ATGGAGATCTTTGCCCGTGACCTCGAGTTTGTCGAGTGCCCTCGCTGGCACGACGGCGCGCTGTGGTTATCCGACATGTGGGCGCACACCGTCTACCGGTTCGACGACGCCGGCGGCCGTACCGCCGTGCACCGTTTCCCCGACGACGAGGACCCCGGCGGCATCGGCTGGCTGCCAGACGGCCGCATGCTGGTCGCCGGAATGGAACACAGCGTCGTCTACCGGATCGAGGACGGCACCGCCCACCCGCACGCGGATGTCTCCCACCTCGCCCCGCACGGGATCAACGACATGATCGTCACCCCGGACGGGACGGCCTACGTCACCCAGCTGGGATTCCCGATGGGCGGCGCCCCGACCGGGCAGCCCACGGTCCTGGTCCGTGTCTGTCCGGACGGCGAGGTGTCGGTCGGCGCCGACCAGATGCTGTGCCCCAACGGGGCGGCCGTCACCGCGGCCGGCGACACCCTGGTCGTGGCCGAGTCCGCAGGCCGCCGGCTGTCCCGGTTCTCGATCAAAAACGGCGAACTCGTCGACCGGACCCACGTCCCCTTGACTCCGCGAAGTGGCGAGGCACTGGTGGCCCCCGACGGGATCTGCCTGGACGAGCGGGGCGACGTGTGGGTCGCCGACCCCTGGGGCCGGCGCATCCTGCACGTCGGTCCGGGCGGCGTCGACCAGCAGATTGACGTCGAGGACATTCCCCTCGCCTGCGTGCTCGGCGGCGATGACCGGCGGACTCTGTTCGTCTGCATGAACACGGTGGCCTTCAAGCGCGACCGGCACGCCGAGCCGACCGGATCGATCGTCCAACTACCGGTGGAAGTGCCAGGAACGGGCCGGCCCTAA